Proteins from a single region of Mailhella massiliensis:
- a CDS encoding polysaccharide biosynthesis/export family protein, giving the protein MKAIYHAGILFSLCTLCAQPVFAAENPLQNYSGAAQYGGSSMSSGTPMQGGLPASARNGMNVVSQSTPGGYPVFDASAPYREKQSTPTVMDAPPAWAQGGLAPSASALLAPFGANLFRGNFAGTYSDGMNGDYVILPGDRIMVRVWGAKTYDDVLPVDQQGNIFLPEVGPVRVAGLKQSALQGAVRSRLASVFTDNVNIYVNLQSSQPVAVYVTGFVNQPGRYAGSPVDSVMSYLDRAGGITPNRGTFRNVKVKRGNKVVASLDLYDFALNGNMPDIRLKEGDVILVGERGVSVAACGMLRQEARYEFKGQATGSQLIAYGSPLAGATHVSVTGIRGGRPFNEYMTMQEFSSMRLADGDSVEFVADTRGRTIMASVSGAIRGASRFPVKNSTTLRALLAYVEVDPALADVSAVYVRRQSVARQQKTILEDSLHRLERSALTATSATAEEAEIRVREAELVQDFIHRAASLTPDGVVVVSRGGQVRDLLLEDGDEVVIPQKSDVVQVSGEVLLPKAVTFDAAMKAEDYVKSAGGLTDRADEDNILVARMNGEVGPIAELGVHAGDRILVMPRVDTKNLELAKGITQILYQIAVATKVAVGL; this is encoded by the coding sequence ATGAAAGCGATATACCACGCCGGCATACTATTTTCGCTCTGCACGCTCTGTGCTCAGCCTGTTTTTGCAGCGGAGAATCCGCTTCAGAACTACAGCGGGGCGGCGCAGTACGGCGGCTCTTCCATGTCATCGGGTACGCCCATGCAGGGCGGGCTGCCTGCCTCGGCCAGAAACGGCATGAACGTGGTTTCCCAGTCCACGCCCGGGGGCTATCCGGTGTTCGACGCTTCGGCGCCGTACCGGGAAAAGCAGTCCACCCCCACGGTGATGGACGCGCCGCCCGCCTGGGCGCAGGGAGGGCTTGCGCCTTCGGCTTCCGCACTGCTTGCTCCCTTCGGGGCCAATCTGTTCCGGGGAAATTTTGCGGGAACCTACAGCGACGGCATGAACGGCGACTACGTCATTCTGCCCGGCGACCGCATCATGGTGCGCGTATGGGGCGCGAAAACCTATGACGACGTGCTGCCCGTGGACCAGCAGGGCAATATTTTTCTGCCGGAAGTGGGGCCTGTGCGAGTGGCAGGGCTCAAGCAGTCCGCGCTTCAGGGCGCGGTGCGCTCGCGCCTTGCCTCGGTATTCACCGACAACGTGAACATCTACGTCAACCTCCAGAGTTCCCAGCCCGTGGCCGTGTATGTGACGGGCTTTGTGAACCAGCCGGGCCGTTATGCGGGCAGCCCCGTGGATTCCGTGATGTCGTACCTCGACAGGGCGGGGGGCATTACGCCGAACCGGGGCACCTTCCGCAACGTGAAGGTAAAGCGAGGCAACAAGGTGGTGGCGAGCCTTGATCTTTATGATTTCGCCCTCAACGGCAACATGCCCGACATCCGGTTGAAGGAAGGCGACGTCATCCTTGTGGGAGAACGCGGGGTGAGTGTGGCGGCCTGCGGCATGTTGCGTCAGGAGGCCCGGTATGAGTTCAAGGGGCAGGCCACGGGCTCGCAGCTCATCGCCTACGGCAGCCCCCTTGCCGGTGCCACGCATGTGAGCGTTACGGGCATCCGGGGCGGCAGGCCCTTCAATGAATACATGACCATGCAGGAATTTTCCTCCATGCGTCTTGCCGACGGGGACAGCGTGGAATTCGTGGCCGATACGCGGGGCCGCACCATCATGGCCTCGGTGAGCGGCGCCATACGCGGAGCATCGCGTTTCCCGGTAAAGAACAGCACCACGCTGCGGGCCCTGCTTGCCTATGTGGAGGTGGACCCGGCCCTTGCCGACGTTTCCGCCGTGTATGTGCGCCGCCAGAGCGTGGCGCGCCAGCAGAAGACCATACTGGAAGATTCGCTGCACCGCCTGGAGCGTTCCGCGCTCACGGCCACGTCCGCCACGGCGGAGGAGGCCGAGATCCGCGTGCGCGAGGCGGAACTGGTGCAGGACTTCATCCATCGTGCGGCAAGCCTCACGCCCGACGGCGTGGTGGTGGTGAGCCGGGGCGGGCAGGTGCGCGACCTGTTGCTGGAAGACGGCGACGAAGTGGTCATTCCGCAGAAGAGCGACGTGGTGCAGGTGTCCGGCGAGGTGCTTCTGCCCAAGGCCGTGACCTTCGATGCCGCCATGAAGGCGGAAGACTATGTGAAGAGCGCGGGCGGCCTTACCGACCGTGCGGATGAGGACAACATCCTTGTTGCGCGCATGAACGGGGAGGTCGGCCCCATTGCGGAACTGGGGGTTCATGCCGGGGACCGCATTCTGGTCATGCCCCGCGTGGATACCAAGAATCTGGAACTGGCCAAGGGCATCACGCAGATACTCTACCAGATTGCCGTGGCCACCAAGGTGGCTGTGGGGCTGTAG
- a CDS encoding glycosyltransferase family 2 protein, with product MDVKISVVVPIYNMEKFILHAVTCLKEQDMEDVEFLLINDGSTDRTMEILTELVEGDSRFRILSIENHGYGYACNYGMKHARGVYTAIYEPDDSIDSDFYSTLYEYAERYPHADVIRYNGFYKNINGVKSRLYMWEEKYTDQILDKYQMKRFWRSHPSVYNGMYRTEFLRTKNVVFCESPGASFQDVTFMISLFYSNPSIYIINKLKYYYTIHDKQSINNIYSKIDNIIMNWNSEYNWIKEKGINDKSFFTYKICMQAYSILKKIKDRNIKNKIYKAVNIFFCDGLVDCGVATLKQKCICRLLFIKTFIR from the coding sequence ATGGACGTGAAGATTTCTGTCGTCGTTCCCATCTATAATATGGAGAAGTTCATCCTCCATGCCGTAACCTGTTTGAAAGAACAGGATATGGAGGATGTTGAATTTCTCCTTATCAATGATGGTTCTACAGACAGAACAATGGAAATACTTACGGAACTTGTGGAAGGCGACTCGAGATTCCGCATTCTCTCCATAGAAAACCACGGCTATGGTTATGCCTGCAACTACGGCATGAAGCATGCACGCGGTGTTTACACTGCCATTTATGAACCTGATGATTCCATAGATAGCGATTTTTATTCCACATTATATGAATATGCTGAACGCTATCCCCACGCCGATGTTATCCGGTACAACGGATTTTATAAAAATATAAACGGCGTAAAAAGCAGATTATATATGTGGGAAGAAAAATATACGGATCAGATACTGGATAAGTATCAGATGAAGCGCTTCTGGCGTTCTCACCCATCCGTATATAACGGCATGTATCGCACGGAATTTCTCAGAACAAAGAATGTTGTTTTTTGTGAAAGCCCCGGGGCATCCTTTCAGGATGTCACGTTCATGATTTCTCTTTTTTATAGCAATCCTTCAATTTATATCATCAATAAGTTGAAGTATTACTATACAATTCATGATAAACAATCTATAAATAATATTTATTCAAAAATAGATAATATTATTATGAATTGGAACAGCGAATATAATTGGATAAAAGAAAAAGGTATAAATGATAAATCGTTTTTTACATATAAAATTTGTATGCAAGCATATAGTATTTTAAAAAAAATAAAAGATAGAAATATAAAAAATAAAATATATAAAGCGGTCAATATTTTTTTTTGTGATGGCTTGGTGGACTGCGGCGTGGCGACATTGAAGCAGAAATGTATTTGTCGTTTGTTATTTATAAAAACATTTATCAGGTAG
- a CDS encoding glycosyltransferase, translating into MMELFKDVNVGVDNPCLTEDALFFFKGMQLDTRSIMPTLDVSRLAEEGGQVSRNISFVGEIVVRMGIWRDFYSYTWIFEKTLKSDTITTESLSIDLHGLTSGSLEIKIYAREDSAVFFAENKAERIDNVQNEHVLYRFIFPSLEYCSEEEIYCKHSGKGIYYSFEDKYVHFDEKGTLDLLTYFNAFSACKWSKYTNIEHLSLFFDFQGKALVSLVQQTEQGQVVLDKFVLSSEERASFLYPLAMLPKEGILGCRIEAEEGSALFGGGYLSEDVPVQEVKLGIGITSFRREQAVTSAVSRLTRAIAAHPVYHDKIAVTVVDNGQTLSAEQLPGATLIPNRNLGGTGGFMRNLLHYKDEGSFTHCLFMDDDASCEAESIFRSMRFMEHAKDASMAISGAMLSENVKFMQWENGAWFDKCCHPLHCNYDLRKPEVLLDNEKEDAPEPTYGAWWFFMFPIRKVSMYSFPFFVRGDDIEFSYTNKFQIARMNGIATWQEDFKIKESPMTLYLDVRSHVLHHLVLEHIDHGPAQILKMVWAFFHRFNWAYQYDTANAIAMSFSDMLEGPKYWLDNMDTGKIRAKIKEKYTMEASRPLRKNYLDVPEAVENVRLPFCTKFIRRVSLNGHLLPGCMVRKGISRLNKYQVPFIDRVFLRDEVLVCNEISKMEIVLKRNPRYFIRNIFWMIKNSIIFLNNYSKLKTEYRKFLISLKEDRFWRNTFSI; encoded by the coding sequence ATGATGGAACTTTTTAAAGATGTAAATGTTGGCGTTGATAACCCATGTCTCACAGAGGACGCGCTGTTTTTTTTCAAAGGTATGCAGCTTGATACCCGGTCCATAATGCCGACACTTGATGTCAGCAGACTTGCTGAGGAAGGAGGGCAGGTTTCCAGAAATATTTCGTTTGTTGGTGAAATCGTTGTCAGAATGGGAATCTGGAGGGATTTCTATTCCTATACTTGGATTTTCGAAAAGACCTTGAAGAGTGACACGATTACTACGGAATCTCTGAGTATTGACCTTCATGGGCTGACGTCGGGTAGTCTTGAAATTAAAATTTATGCCAGAGAAGACAGTGCAGTATTTTTTGCTGAAAATAAAGCTGAACGTATAGATAACGTACAAAATGAGCATGTGCTGTACAGATTTATTTTCCCCTCGTTGGAGTATTGTTCTGAAGAAGAAATATACTGCAAGCACTCTGGAAAGGGTATTTATTACTCCTTTGAAGATAAGTATGTGCATTTCGACGAAAAAGGAACGCTGGACCTCTTGACCTATTTTAATGCATTTAGTGCATGTAAATGGTCGAAGTATACCAATATTGAACATCTTTCTCTGTTTTTTGACTTTCAGGGCAAGGCGTTGGTGTCTCTTGTCCAGCAGACGGAACAGGGACAAGTTGTACTGGATAAGTTCGTCCTTTCTTCGGAAGAGCGTGCCAGTTTCCTGTATCCTCTGGCGATGCTTCCCAAGGAGGGCATTCTCGGTTGCCGCATAGAAGCGGAAGAGGGTAGTGCCCTTTTCGGAGGCGGTTATCTTTCGGAAGATGTACCTGTGCAGGAAGTGAAGCTGGGTATCGGTATTACTTCTTTCCGGCGTGAACAAGCCGTGACCAGTGCGGTATCCCGTTTAACTAGAGCTATTGCAGCGCATCCCGTCTATCATGATAAAATTGCCGTGACTGTCGTTGACAACGGACAGACGCTCAGTGCCGAACAACTGCCGGGAGCTACTCTTATTCCCAACAGAAACCTTGGGGGGACGGGCGGCTTCATGCGGAACCTACTCCATTATAAGGATGAGGGAAGTTTCACTCACTGCCTGTTTATGGACGATGACGCCAGCTGTGAGGCCGAGTCCATTTTTCGCAGTATGCGCTTCATGGAGCATGCCAAAGATGCATCCATGGCCATAAGCGGAGCCATGCTTTCGGAGAACGTGAAGTTCATGCAGTGGGAAAATGGTGCGTGGTTTGACAAGTGCTGCCATCCGCTGCATTGCAATTACGATTTGCGCAAGCCGGAAGTGCTGCTTGACAATGAAAAAGAAGATGCTCCAGAGCCTACCTACGGAGCCTGGTGGTTCTTTATGTTCCCTATTAGGAAAGTTTCCATGTACTCCTTCCCTTTCTTTGTGCGTGGGGATGATATTGAATTTTCTTATACCAACAAGTTTCAGATTGCCCGCATGAATGGCATCGCTACATGGCAGGAAGATTTCAAAATCAAGGAATCTCCCATGACATTGTATCTTGATGTCCGTTCTCATGTGCTTCATCATCTTGTTCTGGAACATATTGACCACGGTCCTGCCCAGATACTGAAAATGGTGTGGGCCTTTTTCCATCGTTTTAACTGGGCGTATCAGTATGATACGGCCAATGCCATTGCCATGTCGTTTTCCGATATGCTGGAAGGTCCGAAATATTGGCTGGACAATATGGATACTGGAAAAATCAGGGCGAAAATCAAGGAAAAGTACACTATGGAGGCCTCACGGCCCCTGCGTAAAAATTACCTGGACGTGCCGGAAGCCGTGGAAAATGTGCGCCTTCCGTTCTGCACCAAATTCATCCGCCGAGTGTCGTTGAACGGACATTTGTTGCCCGGTTGCATGGTACGCAAAGGAATCAGTCGCCTGAACAAATATCAGGTTCCGTTCATAGATCGTGTCTTTTTGCGTGATGAAGTTCTTGTATGCAATGAAATCAGCAAGATGGAAATAGTACTGAAGCGCAACCCCAGATACTTTATTAGAAATATTTTTTGGATGATTAAAAATTCCATAATTTTTTTGAATAATTATAGTAAATTAAAGACTGAATATAGAAAATTTTTAATTTCATTGAAGGAAGATAGATTTTGGAGAAATACATTCAGTATATGA
- a CDS encoding polysaccharide pyruvyl transferase family protein produces the protein MFNNSIVTVASSLCTGCSACYNVCPKNAIRMDYDDEGFWHPVIQESLCVNCGLCKKVCPADDVLKMHKDRPDCFAVMAADEVLRKKSSSGGMFGLLADFVRQQGGYVCGAAFSSELTLQHVVVSAQESLEPLLGSKYVQSYVGRIFREVKELLEKNQWVLFCGTPCQVAGLNKFLNKEYDKLITADLMCHGGPSPKAFKKYVAEAFPHETVVDYRFREKTLHGWGHSETVYLKNKKEIRRIKGPSSFFRIFRSCISVRESCGTCKAASLPRQGDFTLADAWLIRQISSSFDDGHGTSIVSVNSAKAEKLFDVLKGRMKLCEPIPLDWVLTHGQPMNRPFKATPFHHKRFFELLRSNTFERAASYTLQGKFDVAVVGVWYGCNYGSLLTYYSLYSYLKSLGLLVLMVDKSPIAKGDPELNPKFHSRKFCIRHYGDRMSHPRLPEKMFELNKFADTFILGSDQVLHKNCLEFTKNSFLLNFVDDTKKKIAFSSSFGHETDSNPPEKRAEIGHLLRRFDHIGLREETGVQILRDNYGVNDATTVVDAIFLNDAAFYKKLSEESLLTEKEPFIVTYILDPNPEIKKALLHISSQLKCKLINLLDGATFRFAKNAEALGLDAVENLEVQDWLYYFCNARFVVTDSYHGTCFSVLLNKDFITFANPKRGLARFKTILTMTGLESRIVFDPKDVLHNKKLFESIDYTPVNSVMANQIDRTKSWLQNALFSPKRIVNDAKWSLEVVNTIENTNNEYEHYLTLTSGEDALVRHTELSDYLDRLRSDISRYLILISVKDTPGLALNKRIAVKLNDIGVVNDLVNKHWHGFISVINGGKNIFESLADNKVVHYSGYIEGNYIDIDSKPFKQGNVSRILINGKNFSLNRRGLNFVIFDIAKNKVVDIVNFDTHMNECYCTRVE, from the coding sequence ATGTTCAATAATTCCATAGTTACGGTTGCATCTTCTCTTTGTACAGGATGCTCTGCATGCTATAACGTGTGTCCAAAGAATGCTATTCGAATGGACTATGATGATGAGGGATTCTGGCATCCTGTTATACAGGAATCTCTTTGTGTAAATTGTGGCCTTTGTAAAAAGGTATGTCCTGCCGATGATGTGTTAAAGATGCATAAAGACAGGCCAGACTGCTTTGCTGTAATGGCTGCAGATGAGGTACTTAGAAAAAAAAGCTCTTCTGGAGGGATGTTCGGCTTGCTTGCTGACTTTGTGCGTCAGCAGGGAGGTTACGTCTGTGGTGCGGCCTTTTCCAGCGAGCTGACTCTGCAACATGTTGTAGTATCAGCTCAAGAGAGCCTTGAACCATTGCTGGGCAGTAAATATGTACAAAGCTATGTAGGAAGAATTTTCAGGGAAGTAAAGGAACTTCTTGAGAAAAATCAGTGGGTTCTTTTTTGCGGAACTCCCTGTCAGGTCGCCGGTCTTAATAAGTTTTTGAATAAGGAATATGATAAGCTGATAACGGCCGACTTGATGTGTCATGGAGGGCCTTCTCCCAAAGCTTTTAAAAAGTATGTAGCAGAGGCATTTCCTCATGAAACAGTCGTTGATTACCGTTTTCGTGAAAAGACTCTTCATGGTTGGGGACATTCAGAAACTGTATATTTAAAAAATAAAAAAGAAATTCGCAGGATAAAGGGACCTAGTTCTTTTTTCAGAATTTTTCGTTCTTGCATTTCCGTGAGAGAAAGCTGCGGTACATGTAAGGCTGCTAGCCTTCCACGTCAGGGAGATTTTACCCTTGCTGACGCATGGCTGATTAGACAGATTTCTTCATCCTTCGATGATGGACACGGCACTTCTATCGTGAGTGTCAACAGTGCCAAGGCTGAAAAACTTTTTGATGTCCTGAAAGGTAGGATGAAACTTTGTGAGCCTATTCCTCTGGACTGGGTACTGACTCATGGTCAGCCGATGAATCGTCCGTTTAAAGCGACACCATTTCATCATAAGAGGTTTTTTGAGCTTCTGCGCTCCAATACTTTTGAAAGAGCAGCATCTTATACGTTGCAGGGAAAGTTTGATGTCGCTGTAGTTGGTGTCTGGTATGGATGTAACTACGGTAGTCTCCTTACATATTACTCTTTATACAGCTATTTAAAATCATTGGGACTTCTTGTGTTGATGGTGGATAAATCGCCAATTGCCAAAGGAGACCCGGAGCTGAATCCCAAGTTCCACTCTCGCAAGTTCTGTATTCGTCATTATGGAGACAGGATGAGCCATCCTCGTCTCCCTGAAAAAATGTTTGAACTCAATAAATTTGCCGATACCTTTATTCTCGGATCTGACCAGGTATTACATAAAAATTGTCTAGAATTTACAAAAAATTCTTTTCTGCTGAATTTTGTTGATGATACAAAAAAGAAAATAGCTTTTTCTTCTTCTTTTGGTCATGAGACTGATTCCAATCCGCCGGAAAAGCGTGCTGAAATCGGTCATCTGTTGCGACGGTTTGACCATATAGGCTTGCGGGAAGAAACGGGCGTTCAGATTCTTAGGGATAATTATGGCGTTAATGATGCGACAACCGTTGTTGATGCTATTTTTCTTAATGATGCTGCATTTTATAAAAAATTATCAGAAGAATCTTTACTTACTGAAAAAGAACCTTTCATTGTTACATATATTCTTGACCCTAACCCTGAAATCAAAAAAGCCTTGCTTCATATTTCCAGTCAGCTGAAGTGTAAGCTCATTAATTTGCTGGATGGTGCTACGTTCAGATTTGCAAAGAATGCGGAAGCTCTTGGATTGGACGCAGTGGAAAATCTGGAAGTACAGGACTGGTTATATTATTTCTGTAATGCCAGATTTGTTGTTACCGATTCGTATCACGGGACTTGCTTCTCTGTACTTTTAAATAAGGATTTCATTACGTTTGCCAATCCAAAAAGAGGGCTTGCCCGATTTAAAACTATTCTGACAATGACTGGTTTGGAAAGCAGAATTGTTTTTGACCCTAAAGATGTATTACATAATAAAAAGCTGTTTGAGTCTATTGATTATACACCTGTTAATAGTGTAATGGCGAACCAAATCGACAGGACAAAGTCTTGGCTGCAGAATGCACTCTTTTCTCCAAAGAGAATTGTCAATGATGCCAAGTGGAGTCTTGAAGTGGTAAATACTATAGAAAATACAAATAATGAATATGAGCATTATTTGACCTTGACTTCTGGTGAAGATGCTCTTGTGCGACATACAGAGCTTTCTGATTATTTAGACAGATTGAGGAGCGATATATCTAGGTATCTTATTTTGATATCGGTCAAGGATACTCCCGGTCTCGCTTTAAATAAGAGAATTGCTGTAAAGCTTAATGACATAGGGGTGGTCAACGATCTTGTAAATAAACATTGGCATGGATTTATTTCTGTTATTAATGGTGGAAAGAATATATTTGAATCGCTTGCTGATAATAAAGTGGTTCATTATTCTGGATATATAGAAGGAAACTATATTGATATTGACAGTAAACCATTTAAACAAGGAAATGTTTCAAGAATACTTATTAATGGAAAAAATTTCTCATTGAATAGGAGAGGATTAAACTTTGTTATTTTTGATATTGCAAAAAATAAAGTAGTGGATATAGTTAATTTTGATACTCATATGAATGAATGTTATTGCACTAGAGTTGAATAG
- a CDS encoding glycosyltransferase produces the protein MSTAVIFSCDNNYSVGVYINIIAIEKNNHVLIDKYIVYADSWDEENIAKIKSISNKVEIISFDKNSFLMENEKFNNHAISSFIDKWGHFKLGFSIYLLQLNNFDRIIFLDADVLVLSDISYLNTIESIGWRSGILTYDYNKEKLQRPNAGVLVFHKSIPYELMAQKYCEYVLKFKSDELALLILAYDLNINVINLNFEYNYVYIARNLLNTKEDIKIYHCVGDKKIWNSAFLRMLFPEFNHDLKTLEE, from the coding sequence ATGAGTACAGCTGTTATTTTTTCCTGTGATAATAATTATAGTGTTGGTGTTTATATTAATATTATTGCAATCGAAAAGAATAATCATGTATTAATAGATAAATATATAGTGTATGCAGATTCGTGGGATGAGGAAAATATTGCTAAAATAAAATCAATTTCTAATAAAGTTGAAATAATTTCATTTGATAAAAATAGTTTTTTAATGGAGAATGAAAAATTTAATAATCATGCCATTTCTTCTTTTATAGATAAATGGGGACATTTTAAATTAGGATTTTCAATTTATTTATTACAACTTAATAATTTTGATCGTATTATATTTCTTGATGCAGATGTTTTAGTTCTTTCCGATATCTCTTATTTGAATACTATTGAATCCATAGGATGGAGATCTGGTATTTTAACGTATGATTATAATAAAGAAAAGTTGCAAAGACCTAATGCTGGTGTATTAGTTTTTCATAAGTCAATTCCTTATGAGCTTATGGCTCAAAAGTATTGTGAATATGTTTTAAAATTTAAATCTGATGAGTTAGCATTACTTATACTTGCATATGATTTAAATATTAATGTTATAAATTTAAATTTTGAATATAATTATGTTTATATAGCAAGAAATTTATTAAATACTAAAGAAGATATAAAAATATATCATTGTGTAGGAGATAAAAAAATATGGAATAGTGCTTTTTTAAGAATGCTTTTTCCTGAATTTAATCATGATTTAAAAACTTTGGAAGAATAG
- the glf gene encoding UDP-galactopyranose mutase — protein sequence MQYLIVGSGFWGATIAERIATVMKEPVTVIDKRGHIGGNCHSSLDEETGIECHRYGSHIFHTSLPEVWEYINKFGEFTSYQHKVFITYKGRVYTMPINLSTINAFYDKNFRPAEAAAFLEAEIARDFIAEPKNLEEKAISLIGRPLYEAFIKGYTHKQWEHDPRELPASIISRLPFRTTYNANYFNDTWQGVPKDGYFSIFKRMLENPLITLKLNCDYERIKAQIPSDCTVIYTGMPDQLFQYRYGELEWRSLRFEWETLPVQDYQGTTVMNYADVEVPFTRLHEFKHYHPERKEPFALNKTVICREYSKTYKKGDEAYYPVNNARNNEMYAKYAEEAAKVPNLILGGRLGAYRYWDMDKAIADALKVFETRILKK from the coding sequence ATGCAATACCTTATCGTAGGTTCCGGTTTCTGGGGGGCTACCATTGCCGAGCGCATTGCTACGGTGATGAAAGAGCCTGTGACGGTCATCGACAAGCGCGGCCATATCGGCGGCAACTGCCATTCCTCGCTGGATGAGGAAACGGGCATTGAATGCCACCGCTACGGTTCGCACATCTTCCACACCTCGCTTCCCGAGGTATGGGAATACATCAACAAGTTCGGAGAATTCACCAGCTATCAGCACAAGGTGTTCATTACCTACAAGGGCAGGGTGTACACCATGCCCATCAACCTGAGCACCATCAATGCCTTTTACGACAAAAACTTCCGCCCTGCGGAGGCAGCGGCGTTTCTGGAAGCGGAAATTGCGCGCGACTTCATTGCGGAGCCGAAGAATCTTGAGGAAAAGGCCATATCCCTTATCGGACGCCCTTTGTATGAGGCGTTCATCAAGGGCTATACGCACAAGCAGTGGGAACACGACCCGCGCGAACTGCCCGCGTCCATCATCAGCCGCCTGCCGTTCCGCACCACCTACAATGCCAACTACTTCAACGATACCTGGCAGGGGGTGCCGAAGGACGGCTACTTCAGCATCTTCAAGCGCATGCTGGAAAACCCGCTCATCACGCTGAAGCTGAACTGCGATTACGAGAGGATCAAGGCGCAGATTCCTTCCGACTGCACGGTCATTTACACCGGTATGCCGGACCAGCTTTTCCAGTACAGGTACGGGGAACTGGAATGGCGTTCCCTGCGCTTTGAATGGGAAACGCTGCCGGTGCAGGATTACCAGGGCACCACGGTGATGAACTATGCGGATGTGGAAGTGCCCTTCACGCGGCTGCATGAATTCAAGCACTATCACCCGGAACGCAAAGAACCCTTTGCGTTGAACAAAACGGTGATCTGCCGGGAATACTCCAAAACCTACAAGAAGGGCGACGAAGCCTACTATCCCGTAAACAACGCGCGCAACAACGAAATGTACGCGAAGTATGCGGAAGAAGCGGCGAAGGTGCCGAATCTCATCCTCGGCGGACGCCTCGGCGCGTACCGCTACTGGGATATGGACAAGGCCATTGCCGATGCTTTGAAGGTGTTTGAAACCCGCATTCTGAAGAAGTAA
- the galE gene encoding UDP-glucose 4-epimerase GalE → MNILLAGGAGYIGSHTAVSLLEAGHGVVIADNYRNSSPEVVKRVEKLTGRSVPAYNVDVRDGAALLAVMEKHPVDCVIHFAGLKAVGESVKKPVEYYRNNIDTTLTLLECMKKTGVRNFVFSSSATVYGEENPVPYVETMKKGSCSNPYGWTKSMMEQILEDAAVADGELSVVLLRYFNPIGAHASGEIGEDPQGIPNNLMPYIAQVAVGRRDHLTIFGNDYPTPDGTCRRDYIHVADLAEGHVKAVEFAAAHKGLEVFNLGTGTPYSVLEIVKAFERNSHVAVKYEFGPRRAGDLPEFWADAGKARTMLGWQARRSLDDMCRDTWNWQKKNPQGYRA, encoded by the coding sequence ATGAACATCTTGCTGGCCGGCGGGGCCGGATACATAGGTTCGCACACGGCGGTGAGTCTGCTGGAAGCAGGTCACGGCGTGGTGATAGCGGACAACTACCGCAACAGCAGCCCGGAAGTGGTGAAGCGGGTGGAAAAGCTCACGGGCAGGAGCGTGCCCGCGTACAACGTGGACGTGCGCGACGGCGCAGCCCTTCTTGCCGTGATGGAAAAGCATCCTGTGGACTGCGTGATCCATTTTGCGGGCCTGAAGGCCGTGGGCGAATCGGTAAAAAAGCCCGTGGAATATTACCGCAACAACATCGACACCACGCTGACGCTGCTGGAATGCATGAAGAAGACCGGGGTGCGGAACTTCGTGTTTTCCTCTTCCGCCACGGTGTACGGTGAGGAAAACCCCGTTCCCTATGTGGAGACCATGAAGAAAGGTTCCTGTTCCAACCCTTACGGGTGGACCAAGTCCATGATGGAGCAGATTCTTGAAGATGCGGCCGTGGCGGACGGGGAGCTTTCCGTAGTGCTGCTGCGCTACTTCAACCCCATAGGGGCGCACGCTTCGGGCGAAATAGGGGAAGACCCGCAGGGTATTCCGAACAATCTCATGCCCTACATCGCGCAGGTGGCCGTGGGCAGGCGCGATCATCTGACCATATTCGGCAACGACTATCCCACGCCGGACGGAACCTGCCGCCGCGACTACATTCATGTGGCGGATCTTGCGGAAGGCCATGTGAAGGCGGTGGAGTTCGCCGCGGCGCACAAGGGGCTGGAAGTGTTCAACCTCGGCACGGGAACTCCGTACAGCGTGCTGGAAATAGTGAAGGCCTTTGAACGCAACAGCCATGTTGCGGTGAAGTACGAGTTCGGCCCCCGCCGTGCGGGCGATCTGCCCGAGTTCTGGGCCGATGCCGGGAAGGCGCGGACCATGCTGGGCTGGCAGGCAAGGCGCAGCCTTGACGACATGTGCCGCGATACCTGGAACTGGCAGAAAAAGAATCCCCAGGGCTACCGCGCGTAA